A region from the Cryptosporangium arvum DSM 44712 genome encodes:
- the thiS gene encoding sulfur carrier protein ThiS, which yields MTTLRVNGREVEVSDPTTVAVLVRQLTPSPRGVAVAVNGAVVPRGGWAGAQLTDGDEVEVLMAVQGG from the coding sequence ATGACGACGTTACGGGTGAACGGCCGCGAGGTCGAAGTGTCCGATCCCACGACCGTCGCGGTGCTCGTCCGGCAGCTCACGCCAAGCCCTCGGGGCGTCGCGGTAGCGGTGAACGGCGCAGTGGTACCGCGGGGCGGCTGGGCCGGTGCGCAGCTGACCGACGGCGACGAGGTGGAGGTCCTCATGGCGGTGCAGGGTGGTTAA
- a CDS encoding thiazole synthase, whose product MGTGGGSVNLAVLGEALRASGTVLTTVAMRRVDAISGMGVLPLLKEYGIEPLPNTAGCRTASEAVLTAELAREALETDWIKLEVVADDRTLLPDPVELLVAAEQLVAAGFTVLPYTNDDPVLARRLAEVGCAAVMPLGSPIGSALGIRNPHNIALIVEEATVPVILDAGIGTASDAVQAMELGCDGVLLATAVTGARDPVAMATAMRLAVESGRLAYRAGRVPRRWYAQASTPPVYE is encoded by the coding sequence ATGGGCACCGGAGGGGGCTCGGTCAACCTCGCGGTGCTCGGCGAGGCGTTACGCGCCTCCGGGACGGTACTCACGACGGTCGCGATGCGCCGCGTCGACGCGATCTCCGGGATGGGGGTGTTACCGCTGCTCAAGGAGTACGGCATCGAGCCGCTGCCGAACACCGCCGGGTGCCGCACCGCCTCCGAGGCCGTGCTCACCGCGGAGCTGGCGCGCGAGGCGCTGGAGACCGACTGGATCAAGCTCGAGGTGGTCGCCGACGACCGGACGCTCCTGCCCGATCCGGTGGAGTTGCTCGTCGCGGCCGAGCAGCTGGTCGCGGCCGGGTTCACGGTGCTGCCGTACACGAACGACGACCCGGTGCTCGCCCGGCGGCTGGCCGAGGTGGGGTGCGCCGCGGTGATGCCGCTGGGGTCGCCGATCGGGTCGGCGCTCGGGATCCGGAACCCGCACAACATCGCGCTCATCGTCGAGGAGGCGACGGTACCGGTGATCCTCGACGCGGGGATCGGCACCGCGAGCGACGCCGTGCAGGCGATGGAGCTCGGCTGCGACGGCGTGCTGCTCGCCACCGCGGTGACCGGCGCCCGTGACCCGGTCGCGATGGCCACGGCCATGCGGCTCGCGGTCGAGAGCGGCCGGCTGGCCTACCGCGCGGGCCGGGTTCCCCGCCGCTGGTACGCCCAGGCCTCGACCCCGCCGGTGTACGAGTGA
- a CDS encoding sensor histidine kinase has product MAPRNLEADEREETRAGESSRRDLVVDVICVVAAFALPLGFWIALALGHDVAQKPLQRIDLVLATLAAPLVWWRRRWPMTMSIVVSVIASVSTLAAVPQAITLITVAIRCRPRLVVAATAVFVVTGSIFSVVQPNPTLPLWAAVLAVVLIAGILVAWGSFIKARRALVDSLRDRARRAEDEQSLRIEQARQLERTRIAREMHDVLAHRISLLSLHAGALEFRPDAPPDEIAKAAGVIRTSAHQALQELRDVIGVLRAPNGGEADRDRPQPTLGDVPALVTEARRAGATIDLDVRVDDPAAVPAVIGRTTYRIVQEGLTNARKHARGAAVRVTVSGDQGDGLTVEVRNWLPLRAETSQIPGAGTGIIGLGERVGLAGGHLEHGPSTAGDFRLKAWLPWTT; this is encoded by the coding sequence ATGGCCCCGCGGAACCTCGAAGCCGACGAGCGCGAGGAAACGCGGGCGGGCGAATCGTCGCGGCGCGACCTCGTGGTCGACGTGATCTGCGTGGTGGCCGCGTTCGCGCTCCCACTCGGGTTCTGGATCGCGCTGGCGCTCGGCCACGACGTGGCGCAGAAGCCGTTGCAGCGGATCGACCTGGTGCTGGCCACGCTGGCGGCCCCGCTGGTCTGGTGGCGGCGGCGGTGGCCGATGACGATGTCGATCGTCGTCTCGGTGATCGCCTCGGTCTCGACGCTGGCCGCCGTCCCGCAGGCCATCACGCTGATCACGGTGGCGATCCGCTGCCGGCCGCGGCTCGTGGTGGCCGCCACCGCGGTCTTCGTCGTCACCGGCTCGATCTTCAGCGTCGTGCAGCCGAACCCGACGCTGCCGTTGTGGGCCGCGGTGCTCGCCGTCGTCCTGATCGCCGGCATCCTGGTGGCCTGGGGCAGCTTCATCAAGGCCCGGCGGGCGCTCGTCGATTCGCTCCGGGACCGTGCCCGCCGCGCGGAGGACGAGCAGAGCCTGCGCATCGAGCAGGCCAGGCAGCTCGAACGCACCCGCATCGCGCGGGAGATGCACGACGTGCTCGCCCACCGGATCTCGCTGCTCAGCCTGCACGCGGGGGCGCTGGAGTTCCGGCCGGACGCGCCGCCGGACGAGATCGCGAAGGCCGCGGGGGTGATCCGCACCAGCGCGCACCAGGCCCTGCAGGAACTCCGGGACGTCATCGGCGTGCTGCGCGCCCCGAACGGCGGCGAGGCCGACCGCGACCGCCCCCAGCCGACGCTCGGCGACGTGCCCGCACTGGTCACCGAGGCCCGCCGGGCCGGGGCCACGATCGATCTGGACGTCCGGGTGGACGATCCGGCGGCGGTGCCGGCGGTGATCGGCCGGACCACGTACCGGATCGTGCAGGAAGGGCTCACGAACGCCCGGAAGCACGCGCGCGGGGCCGCGGTGCGTGTCACGGTGAGCGGCGACCAAGGCGACGGCCTCACCGTCGAGGTACGCAACTGGTTGCCGCTGCGTGCCGAGACGTCGCAGATTCCCGGCGCCGGCACCGGAATCATCGGACTCGGTGAGCGCGTCGGGCTGGCCGGTGGGCACCTGGAACACGGTCCATCGACCGCGGGTGACTTCCGGCTGAAAGCATGGTTGCCGTGGACGACGTGA
- a CDS encoding response regulator → MVAVDDVTRVLIVDDDPLVRAGLTMILSGTDDLRVVGEASDGAEVPAAVGAYSPDVVLMDIRMPSVDGLAATEALRRRPDPPEVIVLTTFDADEYVLRALRAGAGGFLLKDTPPAEIVRAIRTVAAGDPMLSPAVTRQLIAHVSEAGVDARKSRAVALLAQLSPRELEVAEAVGRGASNAEIATSLFMSLATVKAHVSRILTRLELNNRVQLALLAHDASS, encoded by the coding sequence ATGGTTGCCGTGGACGACGTGACGCGGGTGCTGATCGTGGACGACGATCCGTTGGTCCGGGCCGGGCTGACGATGATCCTGTCCGGTACCGACGACCTCCGGGTGGTGGGGGAAGCGTCGGACGGGGCCGAGGTGCCGGCCGCGGTCGGGGCCTACTCACCCGACGTGGTGCTGATGGACATCCGGATGCCGTCGGTGGACGGGCTGGCCGCGACCGAGGCGCTGCGTCGGCGCCCCGATCCGCCCGAGGTGATCGTGCTCACCACGTTCGACGCCGACGAGTACGTGCTGCGTGCGCTGCGTGCCGGGGCGGGCGGGTTCCTGCTCAAGGACACGCCGCCGGCGGAGATCGTCCGGGCCATCCGCACGGTCGCGGCCGGCGACCCGATGCTGTCGCCGGCCGTGACGCGTCAGCTCATCGCGCACGTCTCCGAGGCCGGGGTGGACGCCCGGAAGTCGCGCGCGGTCGCATTGCTGGCGCAGTTGAGCCCGCGTGAACTCGAGGTCGCCGAGGCGGTCGGGCGGGGCGCGTCGAACGCGGAGATCGCGACCTCACTGTTCATGAGCCTGGCGACGGTGAAGGCGCACGTGTCACGCATTCTGACCCGCCTGGAGCTCAACAACCGGGTGCAGCTGGCTCTGCTGGCCCACGACGCGTCGTCCTAG
- the thiE gene encoding thiamine phosphate synthase — MNRGQRLADARLYLCTPDRPDLADFADAALAGGVDVIQLREKGIEARYELERLELLGAACRKHGALLAVNDRADVALAADADVLHLGQGDLPVPVARRIVGPDVLIGRSTHDPAQADAAAVQPGVDYFCTGPCWETPTKAGRPAAGLDLVRHVNSTERPWFAIGGIDEPRLDEVLEAGATRIVVVRAITEASDPKAAAQRLTARLRETAPTTSLRAHASGRGPENPS, encoded by the coding sequence GTGAACCGCGGGCAGCGCCTCGCCGACGCCCGGCTGTACCTGTGCACCCCGGACCGTCCCGACCTCGCCGACTTCGCCGACGCCGCCCTCGCCGGCGGGGTCGACGTCATCCAGCTGCGTGAGAAGGGCATCGAGGCCCGCTACGAGCTCGAACGCCTGGAGCTGCTCGGAGCCGCCTGCCGCAAACACGGTGCGCTGCTCGCGGTGAACGACCGGGCCGACGTCGCGCTGGCGGCCGACGCCGACGTGCTGCACCTCGGTCAGGGCGATCTGCCGGTGCCGGTGGCCCGGCGGATCGTCGGGCCCGACGTCCTGATCGGACGCTCGACGCACGATCCCGCCCAGGCCGACGCCGCCGCGGTCCAGCCCGGCGTCGACTACTTCTGCACCGGTCCGTGCTGGGAGACCCCCACCAAGGCGGGTCGCCCCGCCGCGGGCCTCGACCTGGTGCGACACGTCAATTCCACCGAGCGACCCTGGTTCGCGATCGGCGGCATCGACGAACCCCGCCTCGACGAGGTGCTCGAAGCGGGCGCCACCCGGATAGTGGTGGTGCGTGCGATCACCGAGGCGTCCGATCCGAAGGCCGCCGCCCAGCGTCTGACCGCGCGGCTCCGGGAAACCGCGCCTACGACGAGTCTCCGGGCCCACGCGAGCGGCCGAGGGCCCGAAAACCCGTCGTAG
- the thiD gene encoding bifunctional hydroxymethylpyrimidine kinase/phosphomethylpyrimidine kinase, protein MNPVVALTVAGSDSGGGAGLQADLHTFAAFGVHGTTAVTAVTVQNTVGVTGVHEIPPTFVADQIRVVVEDMRPGAVKTGMLASAPIIEAIGAAFRRHGIGRGGSIPLVLDPVCASMHGDPLLRADALTALRELFALATVVTPNLDETALLVGTRDQRSAARALLDLGPAYALVKGGHGDGPRSQDLLTDGTMELWLDAARIETGNTHGSGDTLAAAITARLAGGDTPADAVTAAKRYVTRAVATSYSVGAGHGPVGHPPASDPVGTPGPLATPSAVGSS, encoded by the coding sequence GTGAACCCGGTGGTGGCGCTCACCGTGGCCGGGTCGGACTCCGGCGGTGGTGCGGGGCTGCAGGCCGACCTGCATACGTTCGCGGCGTTCGGGGTGCACGGCACCACCGCGGTGACGGCGGTGACCGTGCAGAACACGGTCGGCGTTACCGGCGTCCACGAGATCCCGCCGACGTTCGTCGCCGACCAGATCCGGGTGGTCGTCGAGGACATGCGGCCGGGCGCGGTGAAGACCGGCATGCTCGCGTCGGCACCGATCATCGAGGCGATCGGGGCGGCGTTCCGGCGGCACGGGATCGGGCGCGGCGGGTCGATCCCGCTGGTGCTCGACCCGGTGTGCGCGTCGATGCACGGTGATCCGCTGTTGCGTGCCGACGCGCTGACCGCGCTGCGCGAGCTGTTCGCGCTGGCGACGGTCGTGACGCCCAACCTGGACGAGACCGCGTTGCTGGTCGGGACGCGCGACCAGCGTTCGGCCGCGCGTGCGCTGCTCGACCTCGGGCCCGCGTACGCGCTCGTGAAGGGCGGCCACGGGGACGGCCCGCGCAGCCAGGATCTGCTCACCGACGGAACGATGGAGCTCTGGCTCGACGCCGCGCGCATCGAGACCGGCAACACGCACGGCAGCGGGGACACGCTCGCGGCCGCGATCACCGCGCGGCTGGCCGGCGGCGACACGCCGGCGGACGCGGTCACCGCGGCCAAGCGGTACGTGACCAGGGCGGTCGCGACCAGCTACTCGGTCGGCGCCGGCCACGGCCCCGTCGGCCACCCGCCGGCGTCGGATCCCGTCGGCACCCCGGGCCCGCTGGCGACTCCGAGCGCCGTGGGGTCGTCGTGA
- a CDS encoding ABC transporter permease encodes MTAMAEQVSTFERNAPAAPSLGRLTLVELRKMSDTRAGRWLLASIALVVVGLVTVRVFAGSAETRDAEEFLAFATGGVSLLLPVLGILSVTSEWGQKTVLTTFALVPRRSRVITAKLLAAVAITVMSVAVTIVVALAGNLAAELLDRGGDWNLGLDAILYAFLFQLLNMLLGIAFGALLLASGLAIVLYFIIPTVWSVIGGTVAFLKDAAGWLDLSTTTAPLLTASMGGEDWARLAVSTTLWVLLPLAAGLIRVLRTEIK; translated from the coding sequence ATGACGGCGATGGCCGAGCAGGTTTCGACGTTCGAACGCAACGCGCCGGCGGCGCCGTCGCTGGGCCGGTTGACGCTCGTCGAACTACGCAAGATGTCCGACACCAGGGCCGGGCGGTGGCTGCTGGCCAGCATCGCGCTCGTCGTGGTGGGGCTGGTGACCGTGCGGGTGTTCGCCGGGTCGGCGGAGACGCGCGACGCCGAGGAGTTCCTCGCGTTCGCCACCGGCGGGGTGAGCCTCCTGCTGCCGGTGCTGGGGATCCTCTCGGTCACCAGCGAGTGGGGCCAGAAGACCGTACTGACGACGTTCGCGCTGGTGCCGCGCCGGAGCCGGGTGATCACCGCGAAGCTGCTGGCCGCGGTCGCGATCACGGTCATGTCGGTGGCGGTGACGATCGTCGTGGCGCTGGCCGGCAACCTGGCGGCCGAGCTGCTCGACCGGGGCGGTGACTGGAATCTCGGCCTCGACGCGATCCTCTACGCGTTCCTGTTCCAGCTGCTCAACATGCTGCTGGGGATCGCGTTCGGGGCGCTGCTCCTGGCGTCGGGCCTGGCGATCGTTCTGTACTTCATCATCCCGACGGTGTGGTCGGTGATCGGTGGGACGGTCGCGTTCCTCAAGGACGCCGCCGGGTGGCTCGACCTGAGTACGACCACGGCACCGCTGCTCACGGCGTCGATGGGCGGCGAGGACTGGGCCCGCCTGGCCGTCTCGACCACGCTCTGGGTGCTGCTCCCGCTCGCGGCCGGCCTGATCCGCGTCCTGCGCACCGAGATCAAGTGA
- a CDS encoding ABC transporter ATP-binding protein, whose product MIVADRLTKTYGAHRAVDDVSFRCEPGSVTGFLGPNGAGKSTTMRMICGFTPPTQGSSTVNGLPYRDLPNPGREVGVLLDASAQHAGRTGFETLAVSARVLGVDRKRVQGLLDRVGLPPEAAKRRVGNYSLGMRQRLGLAHALLGDPAVLILDEPANGLDPEGIFWMRGLLREFADRGGTVLLSSHLLREVEVIADHLVVIGRGRIVAQGSKAELLSVAGVRVRATNASALGTALQSAGLSATPAADGSFSVDADTETVGRVAAASGLILTELRAADGNGLEEMFLQLTAAHPEGVAA is encoded by the coding sequence ATGATCGTTGCTGACCGACTGACGAAAACCTACGGCGCCCACCGGGCAGTCGACGACGTCTCGTTCCGCTGCGAGCCGGGCAGCGTGACCGGCTTCCTCGGCCCGAACGGGGCGGGCAAGTCGACCACGATGCGCATGATCTGCGGGTTCACGCCGCCCACCCAGGGTTCCTCGACCGTCAACGGCCTGCCCTACCGTGACCTGCCGAACCCCGGCCGCGAGGTCGGCGTCCTGCTGGACGCGAGTGCCCAGCACGCCGGACGCACGGGGTTCGAGACGCTCGCGGTCTCCGCGCGGGTCCTCGGCGTCGACCGGAAGCGGGTGCAGGGGCTGCTCGACCGCGTCGGCCTGCCCCCGGAGGCGGCGAAGCGCCGGGTCGGGAACTACTCGCTCGGCATGCGGCAGCGGCTGGGGCTGGCGCACGCGCTGCTCGGCGACCCGGCTGTGCTGATCCTCGACGAGCCGGCCAACGGGCTCGACCCGGAAGGCATCTTCTGGATGCGTGGGCTGCTGCGTGAGTTCGCCGACCGGGGCGGAACGGTGCTGCTCTCCTCGCACCTCCTGCGTGAGGTCGAGGTCATCGCCGACCATCTGGTCGTGATCGGCCGGGGCCGGATCGTGGCCCAGGGCAGCAAAGCCGAGCTGCTCAGCGTCGCCGGGGTGCGGGTGCGTGCGACGAACGCGTCCGCGCTGGGCACCGCGCTGCAGTCCGCGGGCCTGTCGGCGACCCCGGCCGCAGACGGCAGCTTCTCCGTCGACGCGGACACCGAGACGGTCGGCCGGGTCGCGGCGGCGTCCGGCCTGATCCTGACCGAGCTCAGGGCCGCAGACGGCAACGGCCTGGAAGAGATGTTCCTGCAGCTCACCGCTGCACACCCCGAGGGAGTGGCGGCATGA
- a CDS encoding substrate-binding and VWA domain-containing protein: MELAIAASPDQAPVVEKLAAKWQEDAPEIDGRCAEVSVRAAQSAEVAQSLTPNWKADSDVPRVDVWMPDSSIWIKSAAARPDVKPMVSNTPTVVAKSPVVMALPKPMAEAQGWPDKVISWAELAKTRVAGTTWARFKHPEWQQIKIGIGDPRASFPALGTLLSVADADGDNSVTEAELGNALVLARASTVEAATSDTFLARMRQVTNAQAGLVNAGPFPATEAQVAAYDNAKPKVPLVAINPEEGTVFADYQYQVLKADWVDSVRQKVAAEFLQFLQSEDSKRAYGAAGFRDPQLSTQYAVGLDTDLGMGSLPSAARDIPDIKSITQTVGYWTALQRKANLLAVIDSSGSMADPAPDGNGTRMQVVQQACLRAVALLNPQSNIGAWRFSTELNGDKDYQDMVPIGPAGGQLPDGTPRKDALQEFIYNRLVPEGATGLYDTMLAAYKNLQNHWQADNRLNLLVMMTDGKNEDPDGITQQQLIQQLRATANPDKPIQVLIIGYGPDADLNELTTITKAVGGQAFPARTGADIEKVFLATLIGRQS; encoded by the coding sequence GTGGAGTTGGCGATCGCCGCCTCGCCCGACCAGGCGCCGGTCGTCGAGAAGCTGGCCGCCAAGTGGCAGGAGGACGCGCCGGAGATCGACGGCCGGTGCGCTGAGGTCAGCGTGCGTGCGGCCCAGTCGGCCGAGGTGGCGCAGTCGCTGACGCCGAACTGGAAGGCCGACTCCGACGTTCCACGGGTCGACGTCTGGATGCCGGACTCCTCGATCTGGATCAAGAGCGCGGCGGCCAGGCCCGACGTCAAGCCGATGGTGTCGAACACCCCGACGGTCGTCGCGAAGTCACCGGTGGTGATGGCGCTGCCGAAGCCGATGGCCGAGGCGCAGGGCTGGCCCGACAAGGTGATCTCGTGGGCCGAGCTGGCCAAGACCCGCGTCGCCGGCACCACCTGGGCGCGGTTCAAGCACCCGGAGTGGCAGCAGATCAAGATCGGCATCGGCGACCCACGCGCGTCGTTCCCGGCGCTCGGCACGCTGCTCTCGGTGGCCGACGCCGACGGCGACAACTCGGTCACCGAGGCCGAGCTCGGTAACGCGCTCGTGCTCGCCCGTGCGTCGACCGTCGAGGCGGCCACCAGCGACACGTTCCTCGCGCGGATGCGGCAGGTGACGAACGCGCAGGCCGGGCTGGTGAACGCCGGTCCGTTCCCGGCCACGGAGGCCCAGGTGGCCGCGTACGACAACGCGAAGCCGAAGGTGCCGCTGGTCGCGATCAACCCCGAAGAGGGCACGGTCTTCGCCGACTACCAGTACCAGGTGCTCAAGGCCGACTGGGTCGACTCGGTGCGGCAGAAGGTGGCCGCCGAGTTCCTCCAGTTCCTGCAGAGCGAGGACTCCAAGCGGGCGTACGGCGCGGCCGGTTTCCGCGACCCGCAGCTCTCCACGCAGTACGCGGTCGGGCTCGACACCGACCTCGGCATGGGAAGCCTGCCCTCGGCCGCGCGTGACATCCCCGACATCAAGTCGATCACGCAGACGGTCGGTTACTGGACCGCGCTGCAGCGCAAGGCGAACCTGCTCGCGGTCATCGACAGCTCGGGGTCGATGGCCGACCCCGCGCCGGACGGCAACGGCACGCGTATGCAGGTCGTGCAGCAGGCCTGTCTGCGAGCGGTCGCGCTGCTGAACCCGCAGTCGAACATCGGCGCCTGGCGGTTCTCCACCGAACTCAACGGTGACAAGGACTACCAGGACATGGTGCCGATCGGGCCGGCCGGCGGCCAGCTGCCGGACGGCACCCCGCGGAAGGACGCGCTGCAGGAGTTCATCTACAACCGGCTCGTTCCCGAGGGCGCGACCGGGCTGTACGACACGATGCTGGCGGCGTACAAGAACCTGCAGAACCACTGGCAGGCCGACAACCGGCTCAACCTGCTGGTCATGATGACCGACGGGAAGAACGAGGACCCGGACGGCATCACCCAGCAGCAGTTGATCCAGCAACTGCGGGCCACCGCGAACCCCGACAAGCCGATCCAGGTGCTGATCATCGGGTACGGGCCCGACGCGGACCTGAACGAGCTCACCACGATCACCAAGGCCGTGGGCGGTCAGGCCTTCCCCGCGCGTACCGGCGCCGACATCGAGAAGGTCTTCCTGGCGACGCTCATCGGCCGCCAGAGCTGA
- the thiO gene encoding glycine oxidase ThiO yields the protein MSGTRVAVVGGGVIGLSCAWALARDGARVTVFEPDQSRGASLIGAGMLAPITEAHPTEPVLLAAGRAAVAAWPEFAEALAATGVDPGYRTTGTLVVGYTADDVVALDDLADRLSGLGIDVERLTGSAARRLEPALAPGVRGGLDVPGDHSVDNRALLRALRTATDAAGVTHVPAGFPAEFPAGGHPDVTVVAAGPWTPELVPELDGLVRPVRGENLRLTARRSTPVLTRTVRALVDGRGVYLVPRATGELVVGATQDEVGFDRTVTAGGVHRLLTDARRVLPAIDEYALAETSAGLRPMSPDGAPVIGHVTGDTIVATGHGRNGILLAPLTATLVARLVAGAAPANPFAPTRFSASRTR from the coding sequence GTGAGTGGAACCCGGGTGGCGGTGGTCGGCGGGGGAGTGATCGGGCTCTCGTGCGCGTGGGCCCTGGCCCGCGACGGCGCTCGCGTCACGGTGTTCGAACCCGATCAGAGCCGGGGCGCGAGCCTGATCGGAGCGGGCATGCTGGCGCCGATCACCGAGGCGCACCCCACCGAGCCAGTGCTCCTCGCCGCCGGTCGCGCCGCGGTCGCCGCGTGGCCGGAGTTCGCGGAGGCGCTCGCCGCCACCGGCGTCGACCCCGGCTACCGCACCACCGGAACCCTGGTGGTCGGGTACACCGCCGACGACGTCGTCGCGCTCGACGATCTGGCGGACCGCCTGTCCGGGCTCGGCATCGACGTCGAGCGACTCACCGGCTCGGCCGCCCGGCGCCTCGAACCCGCGCTGGCTCCGGGCGTCCGCGGTGGACTGGACGTGCCGGGCGACCACAGCGTCGACAACCGCGCGCTCCTGCGTGCCCTGCGCACCGCCACCGACGCCGCGGGCGTCACCCACGTCCCCGCCGGGTTCCCGGCCGAGTTCCCGGCCGGGGGTCACCCGGACGTCACGGTGGTGGCGGCCGGGCCGTGGACGCCGGAGCTCGTGCCGGAGCTCGACGGGCTGGTCCGGCCGGTGCGGGGCGAGAACCTCCGGCTGACCGCGCGGAGATCCACTCCGGTGCTGACCCGCACGGTCCGCGCACTCGTCGACGGCCGGGGCGTGTACCTGGTGCCGCGCGCGACCGGCGAGCTCGTCGTCGGTGCCACCCAGGACGAGGTCGGCTTCGACCGGACGGTCACCGCCGGTGGCGTCCACCGGCTGCTCACCGACGCCCGCAGGGTGCTGCCGGCGATCGACGAGTACGCGCTGGCCGAGACGTCGGCGGGGCTCCGGCCGATGAGCCCGGACGGCGCACCGGTCATCGGGCACGTCACCGGCGACACGATCGTGGCGACCGGGCACGGTCGCAACGGCATCCTGCTGGCACCGCTCACGGCGACGCTCGTCGCCAGGCTGGTGGCCGGAGCCGCTCCCGCGAACCCGTTCGCGCCGACCCGGTTCAGCGCGTCGAGAACTCGATGA
- the egtA gene encoding ergothioneine biosynthesis glutamate--cysteine ligase EgtA — MSETTIRSSRASTSRIEEPLDEPIRTRADAEAFIAKICFKIGPPRLAGIELERLVHDANDPTAILPVERLASALGSWSPPVLTTPTADPTALGRPLPAGSTVTVEPGGQVELSTQAWGTFADCLSAAGTDADALRGALARYGLAVGHSGIDAHRPATRIVQKARYAAMERYFDRGGAAGRLMMGSTASVQLSVDAGTEDGEHAMVDRWRLLHAVGPTLVALFANSPLYAGAPTGWHSTRQRVWITLDPGRTTAVNAAADPRAAYASAALDAGLLCLPNHTDRWDAPPGVTFADWLDGALDRPATYADLEYHLSTLFPPVRAKGFLEVRYLDAQAGDDWRVPPAVLWTLLSSARVRDAALAAVERTGEPTWPGAWARAARDGLTDPNLARAASDLMTLALENAEPAGVPSAGVRTMLRFAERRTFRGRTPADDQLDDFAHSFDLER; from the coding sequence GTGTCGGAAACGACGATCAGGTCGAGCAGGGCGTCGACCTCGCGGATCGAGGAGCCGCTCGACGAACCGATCCGCACCCGCGCGGACGCGGAGGCGTTCATCGCCAAAATCTGTTTCAAGATCGGCCCCCCTCGGCTGGCCGGTATCGAGCTCGAACGCCTTGTCCACGACGCCAATGATCCCACTGCGATTCTCCCGGTCGAGCGGCTCGCTTCCGCACTCGGAAGCTGGAGCCCTCCCGTCCTCACCACGCCGACCGCCGATCCGACGGCCCTCGGCCGGCCGCTACCGGCCGGATCCACGGTCACGGTCGAGCCCGGTGGGCAGGTCGAACTCTCCACGCAGGCGTGGGGCACGTTCGCCGACTGCCTGTCCGCCGCGGGCACCGACGCCGACGCTCTGCGCGGCGCGCTGGCCCGCTACGGCCTCGCCGTGGGCCATTCGGGCATCGACGCCCACCGCCCGGCCACCCGGATCGTGCAGAAAGCGCGGTACGCCGCGATGGAGCGGTACTTCGACCGGGGCGGTGCCGCCGGCCGTCTGATGATGGGCTCCACCGCGTCGGTACAGCTCTCGGTCGACGCGGGCACCGAGGACGGCGAACACGCGATGGTCGATCGCTGGCGGCTGCTGCACGCGGTCGGCCCGACGCTCGTCGCGCTGTTCGCGAACTCGCCGCTCTACGCGGGCGCACCCACCGGCTGGCACTCGACCCGCCAGCGGGTCTGGATCACGCTCGACCCGGGGCGCACCACCGCGGTGAACGCCGCCGCCGACCCCCGCGCCGCCTACGCGTCGGCCGCGCTCGATGCCGGCCTGCTCTGTCTCCCCAACCACACCGACCGCTGGGACGCCCCGCCCGGCGTCACGTTCGCCGACTGGCTCGACGGCGCCCTCGACCGGCCCGCCACCTACGCCGACCTCGAGTACCACCTCAGCACGCTGTTCCCGCCGGTGCGGGCGAAGGGCTTCCTGGAGGTCCGCTACCTCGACGCCCAGGCCGGCGACGACTGGCGGGTGCCACCGGCGGTGCTCTGGACGCTGCTCTCGTCGGCCCGGGTCCGCGACGCCGCGCTCGCCGCGGTGGAGCGCACCGGCGAGCCCACCTGGCCGGGAGCCTGGGCCCGGGCGGCCCGCGACGGCCTCACCGACCCGAACCTGGCCCGGGCGGCGTCCGACCTGATGACGCTGGCGCTGGAGAACGCGGAGCCCGCGGGCGTGCCGTCCGCGGGCGTCCGCACGATGCTCCGCTTCGCCGAGCGCCGCACGTTCCGCGGCCGAACCCCCGCCGACGACCAGCTCGACGACTTCGCCCACAGCTTCGACTTGGAGCGCTGA